A window of Scophthalmus maximus strain ysfricsl-2021 chromosome 10, ASM2237912v1, whole genome shotgun sequence contains these coding sequences:
- the atp6v1ba gene encoding V-type proton ATPase subunit B, kidney isoform: MATLVANRAMDINGVAAAARTHTQAVTRNYISQPRLTYSTVSGVNGPLVILDNVKFPRYAEIVHLTLPDGTKRSGQVLEVIGSKAVVQVFEGTSGIDAKKTACEFTGDILRTPVSEDMLGRVFNGSGKPIDRGPTVLAEDYLDIMGQPINPQCRIYPEEMIQTGISAIDGMNSIARGQKIPIFSAAGLPHNEIAAQICRQAGLVQKSKDVMDYSAENFAIVFAAMGVNMETARFFKSDFEENGSMDNVCLFLNLANDPTIERIITPRLALTTAEYLAYQCEKHVLVILTDMSSYAEALREVSAAREEVPGRRGFPGYMYTDLATIYERAGRVEGRNGSITQIPILTMPNDDITHPIPDLTGYITEGQVYVERQLHNRQIYPPINVLPSLSRLMKSAIGEGMTRKDHADVSNQLYACYAIGKDVQAMKAVVGEEALTSDDLLYLEFLQKFEKNFIAQGPYDNRTVYETLDIGWQLLRIFPKEMLKRIPQSTLAEFYPRESAVRH; this comes from the exons CTTACTCAACGGTGTCGGGTGTAAATGGACCCCTGGTGATCCTGGATAATGTGAAG TTCCCCAGATACGCAGAGATCGTTCACCTGACCCTGCCTGACGGCACCAAGAGGAGCGGGCAAGTCCTGGAGGTGATTGGAAGCAAGGCGGTAGTCCAG GTGTTCGAGGGAACATCAGGCATTGACGCCAAGAAGACAGCTTGCGAGTTCACTGGTGATATCCTGCGTACGCCGGTGTCAGAGGACATGCTGG GACGCGTTTTCAATGGCTCAGGCAAACCCATCGACCGTGGGCCCACTGTTCTGGCTGAGGACTACTTGGACATCATGG GTCAGCCAATCAACCCTCAGTGCCGTATCTACCCCGAGGAGATGATCCAGACTGGCATCTCGGCCATCGATGGCATGAACAGCATCGCCAGAGGACAGAAGATCCCGATCTTTTCAGCTGCTGGGCTGCCACACAACGAG ATCGCAGCCCAGATCTGTCGCCAGGCCGGCCTGGTGCAGAAGTCCAAGGATGTAATGGACTACAGTGCTGAGAACTTCGCCATTGTCTTCGCAGCCATGGGG GTCAACATGGAAACTGCTCGCTTCTTCAAGTCTGACTTTGAGGAGAACGGCTCCATGGACAACGTCTGCCTCTTCCTTAACCTGGCCAATGACCCCAC CATCGAGCGTATTATCACCCCACGCTTAGCGCTGACCACGGCAGAGTACCTGGCCTATCAGTGTGAGAAGCACGTCCTGGTCATCCTGACTGACATGAGCTCCTACGCTGAGGCTCTGAGAGAG GTCTCTGCTGCCCGAGAGGAAGTGCCCGGCCGTCGAGGCTTTCCTGGCTACATGTACACCGATCTGGCCACCATCTACGAACGTGCCGGCCGTGTGGAAGGCAGAAACGGCTCCATCACCCAGATCCCCATTCTCACCATGCCCAACGATG ACATCACCCATCCGATTCCTGATCTGACCGGATACATCACGGAGGGTCAGGTCTATGTCGAGAGACAGCTACACAACAGACAG atCTACCCACCCATCAACGTATTGCCCTCACTGTCTCGTCTGATGAAGTCGGCCATCGGAGAGGGGATGACCAGGAAGGACCATGCTGATGTCTCCAACCAGCTG TATGCCTGCTATGCCATTGGTAAAGACGTCCAGGCCATGAAGGCTGTGGTGGGAGAAGAGGCCCTCACCTCTGATGATCTGCTCTACCTGGAGTTCCTGCAGAAGTTTGAAAAGAATTTCATCGCTCAAG GCCCGTACGACAACAGGACAGTGTATGAGACCCTGGACATTGGCTGGCAGCTTCTGCGAATCTTCCCCAAGGAGATGCTGAAGAGGATTCCTCAGAGCACCCTGGCCGAGTTTTACCCCAGGGAGTCTGCCGTCCGCCACTGA